A region from the Aphis gossypii isolate Hap1 chromosome 1, ASM2018417v2, whole genome shotgun sequence genome encodes:
- the LOC114124092 gene encoding PRADC1-like protein, producing the protein MILLRKAVFIVNTFLLCVLSIFNIYFINGDMTIVDVKEFEYGGDIFFEITHPPELQYTYRIRPAKSFGTPFDKEKFPAKQTKLVLVDPQHGCEMPKNAKQLQGNVAFVKRGFCSFLKKTVISEMSGAKAIVITDNNIYDDTAYIHMIDDESDMSANIPAGFLVGKSGHLIHTKMSELMITELPIVFPLNMTYVPLHEIKQPPWITI; encoded by the exons atgattttattacgaAAAGCAGTATTTATCGTAAACACTTTTCTGCTGTGCGTTTTGtcaattttcaacatttatt TCATAAATGGAGATATGACTATTGTCGATGTAAAAGAATTTGAATATGGaggtgatatattttttgagattACACATCCACCAGAACTACAGTACACATATCGCATAAGACCAGCCAAAAGCTTTGGCACaccattt GACAAGGAAAAGTTTCCAgctaaacaaacaaaattggTACTTGTTGACCCTCAACATGGTTGCGAAATGCCTAAAAACGCTAAGCAACTTCAAGGGAATGTTGCATTTGTGAAAAGAGg tttttgtagctttttaaaaaaaactgtgatATCAGAAATGTCTGGAGCAAAAGCTATTGTCATCACAGACAACAACATTTACGACGATACGgcttatatacatatgattGATGATGAAAGTGATATGTCTGCCAATATTCCAGCTGGTTTCCTTGTTGGAAAGTCTGG TCATTTAATACACACCAAAATGTCAGAACTCATGATAACAGAACTGCCTATTGTGTTTCCATTAAACATGACCTATGTTCCGTTACATGAAATCAAGCAACCACCATGGATAACTATTTGA